A genomic stretch from Erwinia sp. E_sp_B01_1 includes:
- a CDS encoding mannose/fructose/sorbose PTS transporter subunit IIB — MNITLARIDDRLIHGQVTTVWSKIANAQRIIICNDEVFNDEVRRTLLRQAAPPGIKVNVVNIEKAVAVYHNPQYQGENVFYLFTNPQDVLKMVNLGVKIDTVNIGGMAWRPGRQQLTKAVSLADEDITAFKALDEIGVKLDLRVVASDPSVNIIDKIKTSF; from the coding sequence ATGAACATTACGCTCGCCCGAATAGATGACAGGCTGATTCACGGCCAGGTCACGACAGTCTGGTCTAAAATCGCCAACGCACAGCGCATTATTATCTGTAATGATGAAGTATTTAATGATGAAGTTCGTCGCACTTTATTACGCCAGGCAGCCCCGCCGGGCATCAAAGTCAATGTGGTGAATATTGAAAAAGCCGTTGCGGTTTATCACAACCCACAATATCAGGGAGAAAATGTATTTTATCTGTTTACTAACCCGCAGGATGTATTAAAAATGGTTAACCTCGGTGTAAAAATAGACACCGTTAACATAGGCGGTATGGCATGGCGGCCAGGCAGACAACAGTTAACTAAAGCTGTCTCTTTAGCTGATGAAGATATTACGGCCTTTAAGGCTCTGGATGAAATTGGCGTAAAACTGGATTTGCGGGTCGTCGCTTCAGATCCTTCAGTGAATATAATTGATAAAATAAAAACCTCGTTTTAA
- a CDS encoding PTS mannose/fructose/sorbose transporter subunit IIC: MEISTLQIIAIFIFSCIAGMGSVLDEFQTHRPLIACTLIGLILGDLKTGIMLGGTLELIALGWMNVGAAQSPDSALASIISAILVIVGQQSIATGIAIALPVAAAGQVLTVLARTLTVVFQHAADKAAEQARFRTIDILHVSALGVQALRVAVPALVVSLFVSADMVSHMLNAIPVFVTQGLQIAGGFIVVVGYAMVLRMMGVKYLMPFFFLGFLVGGYLNFSLLAFGCVGMIIALVYVQLNPQWRKPGAQVHSASALDQLDD, from the coding sequence ATGGAAATCAGTACGCTACAAATAATAGCCATATTTATCTTTTCCTGTATCGCGGGCATGGGCAGTGTTCTGGATGAATTTCAGACTCATCGGCCATTAATCGCCTGTACTCTGATTGGTTTAATACTCGGTGACCTGAAGACCGGAATTATGCTCGGGGGAACGCTGGAGCTTATTGCGCTGGGATGGATGAATGTCGGTGCGGCGCAATCTCCGGATTCCGCCCTCGCCAGTATTATTTCCGCCATTCTGGTCATAGTAGGACAGCAAAGTATTGCCACGGGTATCGCCATTGCCCTTCCTGTGGCCGCAGCAGGTCAGGTACTGACCGTTCTTGCCCGTACCCTCACCGTAGTCTTCCAGCACGCAGCGGACAAAGCCGCAGAACAGGCGAGATTCCGCACTATCGATATCCTGCATGTTTCCGCTCTTGGCGTTCAGGCATTGCGCGTTGCTGTACCCGCTCTGGTTGTCTCCCTGTTCGTCAGCGCGGATATGGTCAGCCATATGCTTAATGCCATTCCGGTATTCGTGACCCAGGGCCTGCAAATTGCCGGAGGGTTCATCGTGGTGGTGGGCTATGCCATGGTGCTGCGCATGATGGGCGTGAAGTACCTGATGCCCTTCTTTTTCCTCGGTTTCCTTGTTGGCGGCTACCTCAATTTCAGCCTGCTGGCTTTTGGTTGCGTGGGCATGATCATCGCCCTGGTGTATGTCCAGCTGAATCCGCAATGGCGTAAACCCGGTGCCCAGGTTCACTCCGCCTCTGCCCTCGATCAACTTGATGATTAA
- a CDS encoding PTS system mannose/fructose/sorbose family transporter subunit IID, with amino-acid sequence MEQKKLTRSDLFSMFVRSNLQQASFNYERIHALGFCYDMIPAIKRLYPRKEDQIAALKRHLVFFNTTPAVCGPVLGVTAAMEEARANGAEIDDGAINSIKVGLMGPLAGVGDPLVWGTLRPVTAALGASLALSGNILGPLLFFILFNAARLALKWYGLQYGFKKGVNIVSDMGGNVLQKLTEGASILGLFVMGVLVTKWTRINVPLVISHTPGAEGTTVTMTVQNILDQLCPGLLALGLTLLMVRLLNKKINPVWLIFGLFGLGIIGNASGFLS; translated from the coding sequence ATGGAACAGAAGAAACTTACCCGATCCGACCTGTTCAGTATGTTTGTCCGGTCAAATCTGCAACAGGCCTCGTTTAATTACGAACGCATTCATGCGCTGGGTTTTTGTTACGACATGATCCCCGCGATCAAACGTTTGTATCCACGCAAGGAAGATCAGATTGCGGCACTGAAGCGTCATCTGGTGTTCTTCAACACCACGCCTGCGGTGTGCGGCCCGGTTCTGGGCGTCACTGCCGCGATGGAAGAGGCGCGGGCTAACGGCGCAGAGATCGACGATGGCGCGATCAACAGTATTAAGGTCGGTCTGATGGGGCCACTGGCAGGTGTGGGCGACCCGCTGGTCTGGGGAACCCTGCGACCGGTCACTGCGGCGCTGGGGGCTTCTCTGGCCTTGTCCGGAAATATACTGGGCCCGCTGCTTTTCTTCATCCTCTTCAATGCCGCGCGTCTGGCGCTGAAATGGTATGGCCTGCAGTACGGGTTTAAGAAAGGAGTGAATATTGTCAGCGATATGGGTGGAAATGTGCTGCAAAAACTCACCGAAGGCGCTTCCATCCTGGGGCTGTTTGTCATGGGCGTGCTGGTTACCAAATGGACCCGTATCAACGTGCCCTTGGTCATTTCACACACTCCGGGGGCGGAGGGCACCACCGTCACCATGACCGTGCAAAACATTCTCGATCAGCTCTGCCCTGGCTTGCTGGCGCTGGGCCTGACCCTGCTGATGGTACGTCTGCTGAATAAGAAGATTAATCCCGTCTGGCTGATTTTTGGCCTGTTTGGTCTGGGGATTATCGGTAACGCATCAGGCTTCCTGTCCTGA